Proteins from one Corynebacterium epidermidicanis genomic window:
- a CDS encoding poly(ethylene terephthalate) hydrolase family protein, whose translation MAENLNKLMSNLSKRGPHRVLVGDLEYAGLPGRLYTPAEGNGLPAVAFGHDWMTDIKRYHATLRHLASWGIVVAAPATEVGPLPNHKGLASDLETALQILTGVKLGAGHVTVAPGKIGLAGHGMGAGAAILAAAGRERLRAVAALYPAETSPSSVSAAAHVSAPGLIIGPSSPDFIEAGNPLRVAGNWGGAVTYREIEDGTQRGFAEFSPLRVAAGLGMPQSAKQEIARGLLTGFLLHRVANENKYSAFSDPTAVAKKVLSYDSTGIALKLADSNAGNGTSIKVSK comes from the coding sequence GTGGCTGAGAACCTGAACAAACTAATGAGCAACCTGTCCAAGCGTGGTCCTCACCGAGTTTTGGTGGGCGATCTGGAATACGCGGGCCTACCGGGGCGCCTTTACACGCCTGCGGAAGGCAATGGCCTGCCAGCTGTCGCTTTTGGACACGACTGGATGACTGACATCAAGCGTTACCATGCCACACTTCGCCACCTGGCGAGCTGGGGCATCGTCGTGGCGGCTCCGGCCACCGAGGTCGGTCCACTGCCGAATCACAAGGGCTTGGCCTCTGACTTGGAGACTGCATTGCAGATTCTCACTGGCGTCAAACTTGGGGCCGGTCACGTTACTGTTGCACCCGGCAAAATTGGTCTCGCCGGCCACGGGATGGGTGCCGGCGCCGCCATCTTGGCCGCTGCAGGTCGCGAGCGTCTGCGCGCCGTGGCTGCTCTCTACCCTGCCGAAACGTCCCCTTCCTCAGTGAGCGCGGCTGCTCACGTTTCGGCCCCAGGCCTAATCATCGGACCTTCTTCTCCTGATTTCATCGAGGCAGGCAACCCGCTTCGGGTAGCTGGAAACTGGGGTGGCGCAGTAACTTACCGCGAGATCGAAGACGGCACTCAACGCGGATTCGCTGAGTTTTCTCCTCTCCGCGTTGCTGCGGGGCTTGGCATGCCACAGTCGGCCAAGCAAGAGATCGCCCGCGGGCTGCTCACCGGCTTCTTGCTGCACCGCGTGGCAAACGAAAACAAATATTCAGCCTTCTCCGATCCCACTGCCGTAGCGAAGAAAGTTCTTAGCTACGACTCAACTGGGATTGCTCTCAAACTCGCTGATTCCAATGCTGGTAACGGCACCTCAATCAAGGTGAGCAAATAG